The proteins below come from a single Halobacillus salinarum genomic window:
- a CDS encoding DinB family protein, giving the protein MNKNTLVKSLRGESAHVSPKQVFEDIDWQQSGSCVDDSPYTIWELIWHMDYWQNFILEALQRKHVSFPVHARETWPDRLMPDDQEEWTEMVSKFMEGLAQAENECSLDLSEQFEDLDHTTRLDLLMDLVIHNSYHTGQAVLLRRQLKKWPPPAGGQTW; this is encoded by the coding sequence ATGAATAAAAATACATTAGTTAAATCTTTAAGAGGAGAATCGGCCCATGTTTCTCCTAAACAGGTATTTGAAGACATAGATTGGCAGCAGTCAGGAAGTTGTGTTGATGACTCTCCGTATACTATTTGGGAACTTATTTGGCATATGGACTATTGGCAGAATTTTATTTTAGAGGCCCTTCAACGTAAACATGTTTCTTTTCCTGTACACGCCAGAGAGACTTGGCCGGATCGGTTAATGCCTGACGATCAAGAAGAATGGACTGAGATGGTTTCGAAGTTTATGGAAGGGCTGGCACAAGCAGAGAATGAATGTTCATTGGATTTATCTGAGCAGTTCGAGGATTTAGACCATACAACAAGGCTGGACTTGCTGATGGATCTTGTCATACATAACAGTTATCACACAGGTCAGGCAGTCTTGCTGCGGCGTCAATTAAAAAAGTGGCCGCCTCCAGCTGGAGGACAAACATGGTAA
- a CDS encoding DMT family transporter: protein MYPYFLMIFVVIFYAGNILVGKALNDLPPFTIAFFRLLVAFMILMPIGLRTAWKKRLTFKEHKGPLFVLTLTGITFFNMFVYGALQFTTATNVSVLETIIPVVTVILSTGLIKEKLQRIQWLGIFLSFFGAVWVILDGRFLKLASLTWNIGDGIMMGAVISWAVYSVCVKQYMHLFPPYAVLLVMTGISVLLLMPVVVMEWWWLGVPAWNTPDHIAGFLYLGIFPSFFALVFYNRAVELLNPSQAAIFLNFLPVVTLYGAYLWLGEAITFMKVMGALVVIGGVLLTTQFKRKRSQVNDSPKKH from the coding sequence ATGTATCCCTATTTTCTAATGATCTTTGTTGTTATATTTTATGCTGGAAATATTTTAGTAGGTAAGGCTCTGAATGATTTACCGCCGTTTACGATTGCATTCTTTCGACTGCTGGTCGCTTTTATGATATTAATGCCGATAGGACTTCGTACTGCTTGGAAAAAACGTTTAACGTTTAAGGAACATAAAGGACCTCTTTTTGTATTGACTCTGACCGGGATTACTTTTTTTAACATGTTTGTTTATGGAGCGCTTCAATTTACAACCGCGACAAATGTCTCTGTATTAGAAACAATTATTCCAGTAGTAACTGTCATTTTGAGTACGGGATTAATAAAAGAAAAATTACAGCGTATTCAATGGCTTGGAATTTTTTTATCTTTTTTCGGAGCTGTATGGGTAATCCTTGACGGAAGATTCCTAAAGCTTGCGTCTTTGACATGGAACATTGGAGACGGCATCATGATGGGGGCAGTCATCTCCTGGGCGGTGTATTCTGTGTGTGTAAAGCAGTATATGCATTTATTTCCTCCTTACGCTGTTCTTTTAGTTATGACCGGGATTTCCGTTTTGTTATTAATGCCGGTCGTCGTTATGGAATGGTGGTGGCTGGGCGTACCGGCTTGGAATACCCCAGACCACATCGCTGGTTTTCTATACCTGGGCATTTTTCCTTCCTTTTTTGCGTTAGTTTTTTATAATCGTGCTGTTGAATTACTTAATCCATCCCAAGCAGCCATATTCCTGAACTTTTTACCAGTAGTGACTCTATATGGAGCTTATTTATGGTTAGGTGAAGCCATTACGTTCATGAAAGTGATGGGAGCTCTCGTGGTGATTGGCGGAGTATTGTTAACTACACAATTCAAAAGAAAAAGAAGTCAGGTGAATGATTCCCCAAAAAAGCATTGA
- a CDS encoding aminoglycoside 6-adenylyltransferase, with protein MESHIQKYEKIIKKVTTWAEKRSDLRVILVVGSRARKDAPADKWSDLDVVFFTNEPDQYLSSDEWISEIGPYWFTFIEETAVGGGKERRVLFEDAIDVDFSVFPIKSMKNLFEDPQTRKALHRGVRVLADKDGEFQEIYRREETYAGEDQRLINEDAWIELIHDFLYHAVWGAKKLLRREWWTAKDCIDHYLKQCLLSVAECHARAKYGANYDTWHNGRFFDQWADPFIQEQIKHCYAHYEKYDMQQALLHTIKLFRRMALETAELLNYRYPHDADELVEKWIESQFQQESEAQV; from the coding sequence ATGGAAAGCCATATTCAAAAATATGAAAAGATCATAAAGAAAGTGACCACATGGGCTGAAAAGCGATCAGATCTCAGGGTTATTCTCGTCGTTGGTTCGAGAGCTAGAAAAGACGCACCTGCAGATAAATGGTCGGATCTCGATGTCGTCTTTTTCACCAATGAACCCGATCAATACCTCTCCTCAGACGAATGGATCAGTGAAATAGGACCGTATTGGTTTACGTTTATTGAAGAGACGGCTGTTGGAGGCGGAAAAGAGCGTCGCGTTTTATTTGAAGATGCCATTGATGTTGATTTCTCCGTATTTCCTATAAAGAGCATGAAGAATTTATTTGAAGACCCGCAAACGAGAAAAGCTTTGCACCGAGGAGTAAGGGTCCTGGCTGATAAAGATGGGGAGTTTCAGGAAATCTATAGAAGAGAAGAAACCTATGCAGGTGAAGATCAGCGTCTAATCAATGAAGACGCCTGGATCGAGCTGATCCACGATTTTTTGTATCACGCTGTCTGGGGGGCGAAAAAATTATTAAGAAGGGAATGGTGGACTGCAAAAGACTGTATCGATCATTACTTAAAGCAGTGCTTGCTTTCAGTTGCAGAATGCCATGCAAGAGCTAAGTACGGAGCTAATTATGATACTTGGCATAACGGAAGATTTTTTGATCAATGGGCAGATCCTTTTATTCAAGAACAAATAAAGCATTGTTATGCTCATTATGAGAAATACGACATGCAGCAGGCGCTTTTACATACTATAAAATTATTTAGACGAATGGCTTTGGAAACTGCGGAGCTCCTGAATTACCGATATCCCCATGATGCGGATGAATTAGTTGAAAAATGGATAGAAAGCCAATTTCAACAAGAGTCTGAGGCGCAGGTTTGA
- a CDS encoding cysteine hydrolase family protein — MKQGLLIIDVQNELIDGDQVESAVFHKEELLNNINGVIAKAGEALVPIIFVRDLDVAEGQGRGFEIHDEIKLPPESEVFDKTATNSFHGTGLLEHLQSQHIQHLVIMGCATQHCIDSAVRTATINGFDVTLVADGHSTTDSADLSAEQIIKHHNQTLNGHYNVEHFAIVRNAEEDLFHPCHDEYRQH; from the coding sequence TTGAAACAAGGATTATTAATTATCGACGTCCAAAATGAATTAATTGATGGGGATCAAGTAGAGAGCGCGGTTTTTCACAAAGAGGAGCTTTTGAACAATATTAATGGGGTGATTGCAAAAGCAGGGGAAGCACTAGTTCCAATTATCTTTGTAAGAGATCTAGACGTTGCGGAAGGTCAGGGAAGAGGATTTGAAATCCACGACGAAATTAAATTGCCTCCTGAGTCAGAGGTTTTTGATAAGACAGCAACGAATTCTTTTCATGGAACGGGGCTTTTGGAGCATCTGCAATCTCAGCACATTCAACACCTTGTAATCATGGGATGTGCTACTCAGCATTGTATTGATAGTGCAGTCAGAACAGCAACAATTAATGGTTTTGATGTTACGCTAGTTGCAGATGGTCATTCAACGACGGATAGTGCTGATTTAAGTGCAGAACAGATCATAAAGCATCATAACCAAACGCTTAACGGTCACTACAATGTCGAACATTTTGCCATAGTCAGAAATGCAGAAGAAGACTTATTTCACCCCTGTCACGATGAATATAGGCAGCATTGA
- a CDS encoding DUF4212 domain-containing protein: protein MRKIDPDKANAYYRIRTTLICVYLSIGFLVSFVVVFFARALSSFSIMGIPFHYYMGSQGAILTFIILLFVNAKVSDMIDKRFGITPEQMNEKDQAVNQ, encoded by the coding sequence TTGAGAAAAATCGATCCTGACAAAGCAAATGCCTATTACCGTATCCGTACAACACTTATCTGCGTCTATTTATCCATTGGATTTCTCGTTTCGTTTGTTGTCGTTTTCTTCGCACGTGCCCTTTCATCCTTTAGCATAATGGGCATCCCTTTCCATTATTATATGGGCTCACAAGGAGCCATTCTCACCTTTATAATACTTTTATTTGTAAATGCAAAAGTCAGCGATATGATCGATAAGCGCTTTGGAATTACTCCTGAGCAAATGAATGAAAAAGATCAAGCTGTAAATCAGTAA
- a CDS encoding LPXTG cell wall anchor domain-containing protein, which produces MVRKLLFAGVMFFGILAGGNQAVHADSDKNCDDFSNHDAVMEFWYDNGYDENNDPHGLDGDNDGLPCEVSSDAWNSFVADKEDSNSDDGTTSDEDSSAADTNESMDEGGELPDTATNNPLMMIIGLGVIAVGGSFFIRRKQAQ; this is translated from the coding sequence ATGGTAAGGAAGCTGTTATTTGCAGGAGTAATGTTTTTTGGAATTTTAGCCGGTGGCAATCAGGCTGTTCACGCAGATAGTGACAAGAATTGCGATGATTTCAGTAATCATGATGCAGTTATGGAATTCTGGTATGACAATGGCTATGATGAAAACAATGACCCGCATGGTTTGGATGGGGATAACGATGGACTCCCGTGTGAAGTGTCATCAGATGCATGGAATTCCTTTGTAGCTGATAAAGAAGATTCAAATTCAGATGACGGAACAACCAGTGACGAAGACTCGTCCGCTGCAGACACGAATGAGTCTATGGATGAAGGGGGAGAACTTCCGGATACCGCGACAAATAATCCACTGATGATGATCATTGGCCTTGGTGTCATCGCGGTTGGTGGTTCATTCTTTATTCGCAGAAAACAAGCTCAATAA
- a CDS encoding sodium:solute symporter family protein, whose product MDAQFIVSLVLIVATFALYIGIAVYNKARATSDFYVASRGVPPVFNGMAIGADWMSAASFIGLAGTVMILGYDGLAYIMGWTGGYLLLTFLLAPQLRKYGRYTVPEFIGDRYNSDFARLIAAVATIIISFTYSIGQLSGSGVVIGRLLEVNTVIGTLIGVVLIAFYSALGGMKGITWTQVAQYLVLIIAYLIPVIFMAMQLTQNPLPWLSYGEVISEMKEIDQELGISEYVVPFTEGSKWQFIALMFTLMAGTAGLPHVIVRFYTVKTMKAARWSGAWALLFIGLLYLSAPAYAAFSRFILMTEVAGSSLDNLPAWTQAWVDTGRLSLADGNGDGILQWTELVISNDIVVMATPEIANLGVFVIGLMAAGAMAAALSTAGGLMIAISAALSHDIYYRSINPKATEQKRLAVGRITIVLATVIAGLVALNPPGAITQIVAWAFALASGTFFPALLLGVWWKRSNGAGVVAGMLVGLGVTLAYIFAAKYGGFTILGIIDTGAGVFGATAAILTNVVVSLLTPPPSQKIQDEVTDLRYPEQIQYKNGEVWLRDVK is encoded by the coding sequence ATGGACGCCCAGTTTATTGTTTCTCTCGTGTTAATCGTGGCAACATTCGCCTTGTACATAGGCATTGCTGTCTATAACAAAGCAAGGGCAACATCAGATTTTTATGTGGCCAGCCGCGGAGTGCCGCCGGTGTTCAATGGCATGGCTATTGGGGCTGACTGGATGAGTGCCGCTTCCTTCATCGGATTGGCTGGAACCGTAATGATTCTCGGGTATGATGGCCTTGCCTATATCATGGGTTGGACAGGCGGGTACTTATTATTAACCTTCTTACTTGCCCCTCAATTAAGAAAATATGGACGTTATACAGTTCCTGAATTTATCGGGGACCGCTACAACAGTGATTTCGCTCGTTTAATTGCTGCTGTAGCAACGATTATTATCAGCTTCACTTATTCGATTGGCCAGCTTTCAGGTTCAGGAGTAGTTATTGGCCGGCTTCTTGAAGTCAATACAGTCATCGGGACCTTAATCGGAGTTGTTTTAATAGCCTTTTACTCTGCTTTAGGAGGAATGAAAGGAATTACCTGGACACAGGTAGCTCAGTATCTCGTCCTGATCATTGCCTATTTAATACCAGTCATCTTTATGGCAATGCAGCTTACTCAAAATCCTCTTCCTTGGTTATCTTATGGCGAAGTCATTTCGGAAATGAAAGAGATCGATCAGGAATTAGGAATTTCCGAATACGTCGTACCTTTTACTGAAGGAAGCAAATGGCAATTTATCGCGTTAATGTTTACATTAATGGCGGGAACAGCCGGTCTTCCTCACGTTATTGTTCGTTTCTACACAGTAAAAACGATGAAAGCAGCTCGGTGGAGCGGAGCGTGGGCTCTTTTATTCATTGGGTTATTGTATTTATCAGCCCCTGCTTATGCGGCTTTTTCACGTTTTATTTTAATGACTGAAGTAGCCGGCTCTTCACTGGACAATCTTCCTGCATGGACCCAAGCCTGGGTAGATACAGGGCGGCTGTCTCTTGCTGATGGGAATGGGGACGGAATTCTTCAATGGACAGAACTGGTTATCAGTAATGACATTGTTGTCATGGCGACTCCAGAAATAGCAAACCTCGGTGTCTTTGTCATTGGACTTATGGCTGCAGGGGCTATGGCTGCTGCCTTATCAACAGCCGGCGGGTTAATGATTGCCATTTCTGCAGCCTTATCTCATGATATTTATTACCGCTCCATTAACCCGAAGGCAACAGAGCAGAAACGTCTGGCTGTAGGTAGAATTACGATTGTATTAGCTACAGTCATAGCAGGCTTAGTTGCACTTAATCCTCCTGGCGCGATCACGCAGATTGTTGCCTGGGCATTCGCTTTAGCCTCTGGTACCTTTTTCCCCGCCCTGCTTCTTGGAGTATGGTGGAAACGATCAAATGGTGCCGGAGTGGTAGCCGGGATGCTTGTAGGTTTAGGCGTAACGCTTGCTTATATTTTTGCTGCCAAGTACGGCGGATTTACGATCCTCGGAATTATAGATACTGGTGCAGGAGTATTTGGTGCCACAGCTGCCATATTGACTAATGTAGTGGTTTCTTTACTGACTCCCCCTCCTTCGCAGAAAATTCAAGACGAAGTTACAGACTTACGCTATCCTGAACAGATTCAATACAAAAACGGGGAAGTATGGCTGAGAGATGTGAAATAA
- a CDS encoding anti-sigma regulatory factor yields the protein MENSVVIPIQKEEDIAIARKTSRTLSRTLQLGTLDQTRVMTAVSELARNIYKYAGCGEIILEPHSSIHKTGVKIVAMDDGPGIIDTEKALIQGYSTSGGLGAGIPGVKQLMDEFEIHSSRDRGTTITAIKWQ from the coding sequence ATGGAAAATTCAGTCGTCATTCCAATTCAAAAAGAAGAGGATATTGCCATAGCACGAAAGACGAGCAGGACCTTATCCCGAACACTTCAATTGGGAACCTTAGACCAAACTAGAGTAATGACAGCAGTCTCTGAATTAGCAAGAAATATATACAAATATGCAGGATGCGGTGAGATCATCCTTGAACCACATTCTTCCATACATAAGACCGGCGTTAAAATTGTCGCAATGGATGATGGGCCGGGAATCATCGATACTGAGAAAGCATTGATTCAAGGATACTCTACTTCAGGGGGCCTTGGGGCGGGAATACCAGGGGTAAAGCAATTGATGGATGAGTTTGAAATTCATTCGTCCCGCGATAGAGGAACGACTATTACAGCAATCAAATGGCAGTAA
- a CDS encoding HD domain-containing protein has product MLLSDEIYGDFRVEKVVEELINSFPVQRLKGIHQGGAGYLVNPDWNVTRYEHSIGVMLLIRILGGSIKEQIAGLLHDVSHTAFSHVVDFVFGNQHENYHEQIYHSVVGDSEIPEILGKFSYNCEELLFDDSKWTLLEQPAPELCADRVDYTLRDMYRYGHISKQEVQAFLNDLQAVNGEMYLRSINAAEWFVQTYYKEVIDFFMDPLNIFSNDRLAKTLKLALDKQMIDIHDFLNEDDALINKIKTMEDEELNEILDLIHPYVNVQEDEVNYDLHRKSKVRLIDPSIINGQGIQRASVLSERVKKMNNAAYEKSIKGTYVRIC; this is encoded by the coding sequence ATGTTGCTGTCAGATGAAATCTACGGTGATTTTAGAGTAGAAAAAGTAGTGGAGGAATTAATCAATAGTTTTCCCGTTCAACGATTAAAGGGAATCCATCAGGGAGGAGCCGGTTATTTAGTGAACCCTGATTGGAATGTTACTCGGTATGAGCATTCCATTGGTGTTATGCTCTTAATAAGAATACTCGGAGGATCAATAAAGGAACAGATTGCCGGATTGCTTCATGATGTTTCTCATACGGCTTTTTCCCATGTTGTGGATTTTGTTTTTGGCAATCAACACGAGAATTACCATGAACAAATTTATCATTCTGTAGTTGGTGATTCTGAAATCCCGGAAATATTGGGGAAATTCAGTTACAACTGTGAAGAGCTGCTGTTTGATGACTCAAAGTGGACATTGCTGGAGCAGCCTGCGCCTGAATTATGCGCAGACAGGGTGGATTATACTTTGAGGGATATGTACAGATACGGGCACATTTCAAAACAGGAAGTCCAAGCTTTTTTAAACGATTTACAGGCAGTAAATGGGGAGATGTATCTCAGGAGTATCAACGCTGCCGAATGGTTTGTTCAAACTTATTATAAGGAAGTTATCGATTTTTTTATGGATCCTCTCAATATATTTAGTAACGATCGACTGGCCAAGACATTAAAGCTTGCTTTAGATAAACAAATGATCGACATTCATGATTTCTTAAACGAAGATGATGCTTTAATTAATAAAATAAAGACGATGGAAGATGAGGAACTCAATGAAATCTTAGATCTTATTCACCCTTATGTAAACGTACAGGAAGATGAAGTGAATTACGATTTACACCGTAAAAGCAAAGTCCGATTAATCGACCCTTCCATCATTAATGGACAAGGTATACAGAGGGCATCGGTTCTCTCTGAAAGAGTAAAGAAAATGAATAATGCGGCATATGAGAAGTCGATTAAAGGAACGTACGTAAGAATTTGTTAG
- a CDS encoding GrpB family protein produces MKIRLTEYTEKWREMYEEEVQRLTSIFGEEIISFEHFGSTSIPGMKAKPVIDMMCIVRTIEKIDAYNEKMKSLNYDVAGEWGINGRRLFRKGGEERTHHIHCYQMDNPHINRHLLFRDYLLAHPAEAQEYSNFKQQLADKYDSTSDYSPAKKTFVSELEKRAMHWAENTYKL; encoded by the coding sequence ATGAAAATTAGATTAACTGAGTACACAGAAAAGTGGAGGGAAATGTACGAGGAGGAAGTACAACGATTAACTTCTATATTCGGGGAGGAGATTATTTCATTTGAGCATTTTGGCAGCACATCCATCCCAGGTATGAAAGCAAAACCAGTCATTGATATGATGTGTATCGTAAGAACTATAGAAAAAATAGATGCATATAACGAAAAAATGAAATCGTTGAATTACGATGTTGCCGGTGAATGGGGCATTAACGGCAGAAGGCTCTTCCGAAAAGGCGGAGAAGAAAGAACGCACCACATTCATTGCTATCAAATGGATAATCCCCACATTAATCGACATTTACTATTCCGTGATTATTTACTTGCACATCCAGCTGAAGCTCAAGAATACAGTAATTTCAAACAACAATTAGCGGACAAATATGATTCCACCAGCGACTACAGTCCTGCGAAAAAAACTTTTGTTTCCGAACTGGAGAAAAGAGCCATGCATTGGGCTGAAAATACGTATAAACTTTAA
- a CDS encoding branched-chain amino acid transaminase: MFDIDRFVDENVLSVSVKNKGLNYGLGCIDGIRAFWNERKKQLYIFRLEDHLKRFHNSGKSLFIPIPYTVSQLSSITKQLLEINKVSQDVYIRPICFKGADTLRPDLNDPPNHLAIYTVFSEYQPKPYLKVCISSWTRIGSNMIPPQAKPTAGYLNSGLAINEAVRNGCDEALFLTMEGNVCEGATENLFIVRDNKLITPPESDDILPGITRDTVFMIGINELKLPVIKQTITRVELYEADEVFLTGTAVGIKPVIEVDRRVIGTGQVGPVTTKIQQLYNQIVRGELASYKNYCTPCYSIL, translated from the coding sequence ATGTTTGATATAGATCGGTTTGTAGACGAGAATGTTTTGAGTGTCAGTGTGAAAAATAAAGGCCTGAATTATGGATTAGGCTGCATCGATGGGATTCGTGCGTTTTGGAATGAACGGAAGAAGCAGCTGTATATTTTTCGGTTGGAAGATCATTTAAAGAGATTTCATAACTCCGGAAAAAGCTTATTCATTCCCATTCCTTATACTGTCTCCCAGCTATCTTCCATTACGAAGCAGTTACTGGAAATAAATAAAGTCTCTCAAGATGTTTATATACGACCTATTTGTTTTAAAGGGGCCGATACTTTACGCCCTGATTTGAATGACCCGCCGAATCATTTGGCCATTTACACAGTCTTTTCTGAATACCAGCCTAAGCCCTATTTAAAAGTATGTATTTCTTCTTGGACGAGGATAGGGAGTAATATGATTCCACCGCAGGCAAAACCTACCGCAGGATACCTTAATTCCGGATTGGCGATTAATGAAGCAGTTAGAAATGGCTGCGATGAGGCCCTCTTTCTTACGATGGAAGGAAATGTCTGTGAAGGAGCAACTGAAAATTTGTTTATCGTGAGGGACAATAAGCTGATCACCCCTCCTGAATCGGATGATATTTTACCTGGGATTACCCGGGATACGGTTTTTATGATTGGAATAAACGAGCTTAAATTGCCAGTGATAAAACAGACGATTACAAGGGTAGAGCTCTATGAAGCAGATGAAGTTTTTTTAACGGGCACAGCTGTAGGAATAAAACCAGTCATAGAAGTAGATCGGAGAGTTATAGGCACGGGGCAGGTGGGTCCTGTTACAACAAAGATTCAACAGCTCTATAATCAAATTGTTCGTGGAGAGCTCGCTTCATACAAAAACTATTGCACGCCTTGCTATAGTATTCTATAG
- a CDS encoding methyl-accepting chemotaxis protein — protein MENTLHTDASIQNSMFQAINQNLAIIQFGKDRRVSYVNSIFAKTMKYNVPSDLFGLHHKTFCFESFSESDEYELFWRNLLEGKSFQDKINRRDAKGNEVWLEATYMPVYKGREVIGVLKVATDITDRQNNLNDVVNSLQQMSETLNKRADEGVKNHKELSDKIEKIAAISMENTETLNGLKHLANDIQGVVKTIKDIASQTNLLSLNAAIEAARAGEYGKGFDVVAKEVGKLSTQVQQSIGEVNHTIETITSGISNITTGTLAIQSDVEEGVKQINIAESGYQQVVTAADLLKKEADKLTAIV, from the coding sequence GTGGAAAATACTTTGCACACGGACGCATCGATACAAAACTCCATGTTTCAAGCCATTAATCAAAACCTTGCTATCATTCAATTTGGAAAAGACCGTAGAGTTTCTTACGTGAATTCAATTTTTGCAAAAACTATGAAATATAATGTACCAAGTGATCTATTCGGTCTTCACCATAAGACATTCTGCTTTGAATCGTTTTCGGAAAGTGATGAATACGAATTGTTTTGGCGAAATTTGTTAGAAGGCAAAAGTTTTCAAGATAAGATCAATCGTAGAGATGCGAAGGGAAATGAGGTTTGGCTGGAAGCCACGTATATGCCGGTTTATAAAGGCAGGGAGGTAATTGGCGTATTAAAGGTCGCGACAGATATTACTGATCGGCAGAATAACTTGAACGACGTAGTAAACAGTCTCCAGCAAATGTCTGAAACACTTAATAAGAGAGCGGATGAAGGTGTGAAAAATCATAAAGAGTTAAGTGATAAAATTGAAAAGATTGCAGCCATTTCCATGGAAAATACAGAAACTTTAAACGGGTTAAAGCATCTGGCCAATGACATACAAGGGGTTGTAAAAACGATTAAGGATATTGCGTCCCAAACGAACCTGCTCTCTTTAAATGCAGCTATTGAAGCGGCCCGGGCGGGAGAGTATGGAAAAGGATTTGACGTAGTGGCAAAAGAGGTAGGAAAGCTGTCCACACAAGTCCAGCAATCTATAGGAGAAGTCAATCATACCATTGAAACGATTACGAGCGGCATTTCTAATATTACGACTGGAACTCTTGCGATTCAGAGCGATGTTGAAGAAGGCGTGAAACAGATTAACATAGCGGAAAGCGGTTATCAGCAGGTGGTAACCGCTGCGGATTTATTAAAGAAAGAAGCAGATAAGCTTACGGCCATCGTATAG
- a CDS encoding class D sortase — protein sequence MKKVGIFVILLGLGIFLYYGFNWWQQRQAIQEMDNQELNEYLGYDDTYKKAIQLNTEEKSTSFQKGDRIGQLSVPEIEKKYPVFWGTDHETLKSGVGMYDSQWTVQPNQTGHVFLAGHRDTVFEEMGKLNIGDVVAVEFKGSTYIYQIRKLFVTEKDDRSVITKKDKSFLTISTCYPFQFVGDAPYRYIIQSELIDVKSK from the coding sequence ATGAAGAAGGTTGGCATTTTCGTTATTTTGCTGGGACTGGGAATCTTTTTGTATTATGGGTTTAATTGGTGGCAACAGCGGCAAGCGATCCAGGAAATGGATAATCAAGAGCTGAATGAATACCTTGGTTATGACGATACTTACAAAAAAGCTATCCAGTTAAACACAGAGGAAAAGAGTACTTCCTTCCAAAAAGGAGACAGAATCGGTCAGCTGAGTGTTCCAGAAATTGAAAAAAAGTATCCAGTCTTTTGGGGTACAGATCATGAAACATTAAAATCAGGAGTAGGGATGTATGACTCCCAATGGACGGTTCAACCAAATCAGACCGGGCACGTATTTCTAGCCGGCCATCGTGATACCGTCTTTGAAGAAATGGGGAAGCTGAATATTGGAGACGTGGTAGCTGTAGAATTTAAAGGAAGTACATATATCTATCAAATCAGAAAACTGTTTGTTACGGAAAAAGATGATCGAAGTGTCATCACAAAAAAAGACAAGTCATTTTTGACTATTTCCACTTGTTATCCATTTCAGTTTGTAGGTGATGCCCCTTACAGGTACATTATTCAAAGTGAATTGATTGATGTGAAATCAAAGTAA
- a CDS encoding H-type small acid-soluble spore protein — MNKERAKEIFNSPGMIEVTHDKRSVYIEEVIERNEMARIHPMNQPNIVQEVPLYELKETQD, encoded by the coding sequence ATGAACAAAGAACGAGCTAAGGAAATCTTTAACTCTCCTGGTATGATAGAAGTAACTCATGACAAACGCTCTGTTTATATCGAAGAAGTCATAGAGAGAAATGAAATGGCTCGCATTCATCCAATGAATCAGCCTAACATCGTCCAGGAAGTGCCTCTATACGAATTAAAAGAAACCCAGGATTAA
- a CDS encoding GNAT family N-acetyltransferase: protein MNVTYEVIPDANIEECRDLCNQLMNYQKSIAHITPERFDSMNFETRLLPSIQHAKHNFTVVVKDHDELIGYVYSNISPKEAYDNEFATFFDLASVSNDHVGCLSQFYLKEGYRKFGIGSVLFNKSMNWLSQFQNVGDYFVFVSNGNHQALNFYKQKGFTPTHDILDGFITVLRSDRSLFTRL from the coding sequence ATGAATGTAACTTATGAAGTTATTCCTGACGCTAATATTGAGGAATGTCGTGACTTATGCAACCAGCTTATGAATTATCAAAAATCTATCGCCCATATAACACCCGAACGGTTTGATTCCATGAATTTTGAAACTCGTCTTCTTCCTTCCATTCAGCATGCCAAACATAATTTTACAGTCGTCGTAAAAGATCATGACGAACTGATTGGCTATGTGTACTCGAATATCTCTCCTAAAGAAGCGTATGACAATGAATTTGCCACCTTCTTCGACCTTGCTTCGGTCAGTAATGACCACGTGGGCTGCCTCTCTCAATTCTATTTAAAAGAAGGTTATAGAAAATTTGGCATTGGGTCAGTTCTTTTTAATAAATCCATGAATTGGCTGAGTCAATTTCAAAACGTAGGGGATTATTTTGTTTTTGTTTCAAACGGGAATCACCAGGCATTAAATTTTTACAAACAAAAAGGCTTTACTCCTACTCATGACATTTTAGACGGATTTATTACGGTTTTGCGCAGCGATCGTTCTTTGTTCACCCGCCTTTAG